DNA from Dietzia lutea:
GGACGAGCTCGTGCACCGGGACACGGTGTGGGCGCCGCATTCGCATCCCACGCACGAGCTGCTGTGGAACCGGGCCGGCGCCTCGACCGCGACCATCGGCGCCCGGACGTGGACCATCACCCCGTCGGTCGGGCTGTGGATCCCCGCCGGGGTCCTGCACTCGGCGACCGCACCGGCGGGCACGTGGTACCGCACGGCCCACGTCGACCCGCGCACCGAGTCGCCGCTGCCGGACGGGCCCGTCGCGGTGGAGATGACCCCGCTGCTCACCCTGCTCCTCGAGCGACTGGTCGACCAGACCCTGCAGGCACACTCGCGCGAACTCACCGAGCAGATGGTGTTCGACCTGCTCGAGCCGTCCCCGCACGCCCTGCTCGTTCAGCGTCCAAACTCGGAGCTGCTCCGGCCGATCGTCGCCGCGCTCGAGGCGGACCCGGGCGACCCGCGCTCGCTGACGGAGTGGGCGGCGAGGCTGGGCGTGAGCGAGCGGACCATCACCCGGGCCTTCCGCGCGGGCACCGGGCTCAGCTTCGGCGCCTGGCAGGCGGCCTTCCGCGCGCAACAGGCCGCCCTGCTCCTCGGCCGCGGGATGTCCGTGGACGAGGTGGCCGCGCGAGTCGGGTACAGCTCCGCCAGCGCGTTCGGCGCGGCGTTCCGCCGGACCACCGGACTGACGCCGGAGCGGTTCCGCGAGCTCGGCGTGT
Protein-coding regions in this window:
- a CDS encoding AraC family transcriptional regulator; translated protein: MPYVITGMDELVHRDTVWAPHSHPTHELLWNRAGASTATIGARTWTITPSVGLWIPAGVLHSATAPAGTWYRTAHVDPRTESPLPDGPVAVEMTPLLTLLLERLVDQTLQAHSRELTEQMVFDLLEPSPHALLVQRPNSELLRPIVAALEADPGDPRSLTEWAARLGVSERTITRAFRAGTGLSFGAWQAAFRAQQAALLLGRGMSVDEVAARVGYSSASAFGAAFRRTTGLTPERFRELGVSEALHPAS